From Microcystis aeruginosa NIES-2549, a single genomic window includes:
- the rplF gene encoding 50S ribosomal protein L6 — protein sequence MSRIGKRPIPIPNKVTVDIDGATVTVKGPKGTLQRTLPTAVAIDKDGETLLVTRQDDSRTARERHGLCRTLVANMVEGVATGFQKRLDIQGVGYRAQAQGSKLVLTVGYSKQVEMEMPDGVSVAVENNTQVIVSGIDKEAVGNIAAKIREVRPPEPYKGKGIRYLGEVVRRKVGKAGGKGAKGGKGGKK from the coding sequence ATGTCTCGTATTGGCAAACGCCCGATCCCTATTCCCAATAAAGTCACCGTCGATATCGATGGTGCTACCGTGACGGTGAAGGGGCCTAAAGGAACTCTCCAGAGAACCCTACCCACCGCCGTCGCCATCGATAAAGATGGCGAAACCCTGCTCGTTACCCGTCAAGACGATTCGCGTACTGCCAGAGAACGCCACGGACTCTGTAGAACTCTAGTGGCCAACATGGTAGAAGGAGTCGCGACTGGCTTTCAAAAACGCCTCGATATCCAAGGGGTGGGCTACCGCGCCCAAGCGCAGGGTAGTAAATTAGTTCTTACTGTTGGTTACAGTAAACAGGTGGAAATGGAGATGCCCGATGGTGTTTCCGTCGCCGTAGAAAACAACACCCAAGTTATCGTCAGTGGCATCGACAAAGAAGCCGTCGGTAACATTGCCGCTAAAATCCGCGAAGTTCGTCCCCCCGAACCTTATAAAGGAAAAGGGATTCGCTATCTTGGTGAAGTTGTCCGTCGCAAAGTTGGTAAAGCTGGCGGTAAAGGCGCTAAAGGCGGTAAAGGAGGTAAAAAATAA
- the rpsH gene encoding 30S ribosomal protein S8, whose product MSANDTISDMLTRIRNACAVRQTTTQIPTTRMTRSIAQVLKDEGFIADFEEVGEGIKSQLVLSLKYKGKNRQPIITTLTRVSKPGLRVYSNSKDLPRVLGGIGIAIVSTSKGIMTDREARKQNVGGEVLCYIW is encoded by the coding sequence ATGTCTGCTAACGATACCATCTCGGATATGCTGACCCGCATCCGTAACGCTTGCGCGGTTCGGCAGACCACTACTCAAATCCCCACCACGCGGATGACGCGCAGTATTGCCCAAGTTCTCAAAGACGAAGGCTTTATTGCTGACTTTGAGGAAGTGGGTGAGGGGATTAAATCTCAATTAGTGCTTTCCCTCAAATATAAAGGCAAAAACCGTCAACCGATCATTACTACCCTCACCAGAGTCAGTAAACCGGGCCTGCGAGTTTATTCCAATAGTAAAGACTTACCTCGCGTCCTCGGTGGCATTGGCATCGCCATTGTTTCCACCTCTAAAGGCATTATGACCGATCGCGAGGCCCGTAAACAAAACGTTGGCGGCGAAGTCCTTTGCTACATCTGGTAA